ATTCCAGTGATCCCGCAGAATGGAGACATCAGCTCTGGCTCAGAGGAGGACACgaaacatggaaaattaaaaaaaactaaaaattcccAACCATTCCTTCCTTAATCTTCACTCTGTGTCCTCCCCCTCACTGTCCCGACTCTGGCAGTAAGAcagctggctgcagcaggagcctccccccccTCTACTCCAAAATTGTTAATCCCCGCCCTTTAGCCAATCCCCATCTGAAAATGGcaggagattaaaggggtttccaggaatgatccccaggataggtcattaagaTCTAATTGGGGAGGGTCTTGCGCCGATCCCCACCACCGATCAGCCTAGGAAGTACTGCTCCCAGTGTAGTGGGCGTGCCGGGTTTCATGGCGGTGCCAGTTCCCGTGCCGGACAGCTGTTCGGGGAGGGTGTGGGGGGTCAGACCCCCGCCCATCGGATATTAACGACTTTGAGTCTCTTCCGCTACGTATAGTAAGTGAGGTCTTCTTCTTATGTGGCAGGCTTCTCCGGGAGGAGAGATATTACCGCCCCCGCTTAAGGAGGAAGATGATCCCGTAGAGATCAGCTCAGGTGAGACCGCGTCAAATATGGCTGCAAAACGTCCAGTAATCCAGAATATCTGATGAGAATTCTCCTTTTATCAAACATTTAAAGGAATTTTACAGGTTGTGGAGCAAATGATGGGGTCGTTCACATGTACCTCTGAGGGTCCTACATCTTACCTGCCACAAGGGCCCGAATTATAGAGAGGGAACCCTTTATTATTAATACCCCAGGAGCCCCTCCTGTGGCGATTTATAAATAATTTGTGTCCATTTTTCACAGGTGACCCTAAATCTGTGAACCCCCCGGAAATAAGAGGGAGCCCGGTCCGTTCCCAGGACTGTATAGAGGGTGATATCCAGATCATCCCACAGAAATATCAGGTACAGGAAACTTTTCCCGTCAATGAGGTCGCACTGTAATTCCACACGCAACCTGCAGACggctgtggcgctgtttttggaagaaagcagccatgtttttctaacagTTCGCTTGGCAGGGAAGCAGTGGGGACTCGGGGGTCAGACCATGGAAGGCACCCTCTCGTGTGAGCCTTATGACTCGACTTTTGTATTACAGGCTAAAACTGGAGACGTGGTGTCCAACTGGCGTAAGAAGAGACCAGATCCTACCAAGATCAGATCAGGTGAGTAAAGAAACCCTGCCCTGGTGGTGACGTACCACCATAATATGCTCCACACTATGTGTCCTACAGTGTTCACAGTGCTGAGCAGCTCCGTGGGGGCGGGGCTTCAAGTGAAATTACAAATCCTGTTATGCCAGGGTCCTGTGTTGGTTAATCACTACATGGTTCCACCAGTATCATGTAGGGTTTTTGGAAATGGGGATGATCTCTATTGTGCATCTAATTACTTTCCACATCTATTACAGGTCATCCCACCACCTGGAAAGTCCAACCTGACTCCCCCCACCTGTTAATTCCTGTACACCATAAAAACGGAGTTCACCCAAGTAACCTAGAAGGGAGTTTTTCCAGCGATGCTCCCCCCGTAGTGGTAATGGTAAAACCCAAGACTGTTCTAAATGAGGCCCTGCCCCCGAGGAGCAAGACAGAGCAACCACACCTGTTTTGGCAAAACCCCCGAGTAGATGCCTCCTCCAGTCATCGAATGCAATACGGAGGTGGGGCCGTAAACTTACCGCCACTGCTGGAGAGCCCCGCTCTACATAAATGCTTGCAgtgtgggcggggcttcagaaacaATCTTGACCTGCTCTCCCACCAGAGGACGCACGAAAAACCGTTCCACTGCGTGTTGTGTCAGCAGAGCTTCATGGATAAGTCCTCCCTGGTGGTCCACGAGTGGACTTTTCACATTCCCGAGTCCAAGGTGGGGAAATCCCGACCCAAACGTGTGACGAAGGAGGAAAAGCCGTTCTCGTGCCTGGAGTGCGGGAAGACGTTCATGAAGAAGTCGAGCCTGGTCAAGCATCAGAGGATCCACACGGGCGCCTTCGCTTGCCCGGACTGCGGGAAGTGTCTCTCGGACAAGACGGGTCTCATCATACACCGGaggactcacacaggagagaagccctaTGCCTGCTCAGAGTGCGGCCGACGGTTCACCCAGCGGTGCCACCTCATCACCCATCAGAGCGTCCACACCAGCAAGGAGTCGTTCGCTTGCTCCGATTGCGGGAAGTGTTTTTCGGTCCTGTCGGTCATGGAAGCTCATCAGGCCTTCCACAACCGACACAAGGCCTTCACCTGCTCGGCCTGCGGAAAGTGCTTCCTGCAGAAGTCCGCCCTTATGGCCCACAGCAAGGTTCATGCAATGGAACCGTACTCAGTGTCCTGATCCTAGTGGGAGTTGTATTCCTGGAGCACACGAGGTCCACTAGAGCGGTGACTACCGGGCTGATCCATCCGATGTGATGCACTAGGCAGTCGACCAATCAGTGAGAGGCGATTGGCCCGAGGCATGATGCGGGCTGGCACGGAGGTGGATCTCCCAGTTCTAGGTGGTAGGTCCAGTAGgtcccttgaaaaaaaaaatgccctgtggaaATAGGGGGAGGGATCGGGGAAAGCGTCAAACCTTGATGGAATGCAGAGATGTGCATCTTTATAACATACATTATGTATTGATTCCTTTTTTTTagatccctgcttgctgtcagtgaataggagCATTTTTGTTTACATCCAGCGGCTGAAAACCTGTACAGCTATAGAGCCGGCCTTACACGGTTAGATAACAATCGCCTGAACTGCTGTCACTTCAGATcccccacacacatgcatgctcagcctgaCCAAGCATGCGTGTGTTGTGGAGAGGAGCGAAAGCCGTTGGCACAGAACCACAGGATCGGGCATATTGAAATCCGAAATGTCCAACTCTAATGTATATGGCTGCTAGAACTTATGGGTCCAGAAAATCCTGACCcctagactgatacattgtaacaaaccatctgTCGAGAAATTTGTGCCGCTGAGATGTTTTGCTCACAAAGGATTGTCCAGAATGGATACAAGTGTAACAAAACCTCAGCGGTGAGAACTGTTAAGTCTGTGTGGATGTAAACAAGAATGCTCCTATTCccagacagcaagcagaggtcttgaaacGATGTGGAAACTGGAACATAAAGTATATTTGAAAGGTGCAGATTCAGGGTTTCTTGTCGGCATCCCCAGATCTCCATCCCGAGTGTCTCCGGGCAGAATGAGatctgcatttatttttatttttttcaagagaCCTACTGGAAATGTCTAGGTCATATTACTTGATTACCACCGGTCCTTCACTGacggcaagcagagatcttgaactgAAACAAGGTATACTAAAAGTTCCAGAACGTTTATTAAGGAGGtattgtacaggattagaaaatcaTGGCCGCTTCCTTCAGAAAACAGTGGCACCCCTGTTCAtgggctgtgcctggtactgcagctggggcccggtgaagtggagggatctgagctgcaataccgcacgTGACCTGCAGACAGGTGTGGCAGTGTGTCTAGTAGGAAAGAGCCGTGTTCATCTAATCTGGTCAGTCCttggaaaggggttgtcccattaagacaacttatccACATAAGTGATCGGTCGGTGGGGATCCGACCGCTGGTAGTTACTCCGTCTGCATTCCGTGTccgcataaaaatagaacatgtcctattcttgtccattttgcggacaaggaaaggcattgttacaatgcatccaacaaaaaaacggatgcaacacagacgtcatccgttatttttttttgttgcagatccatgttttgcagaccgcaaaatacatacggtcatgtacatgagcccttatactgcggCCAGGGCATAAGTTGtcctaatgggacaacccctttaagatttactTGCAAAGGAACAGAaactcactttaaaggggttttccaagagtgaataacccccccccccccccccaccccccatacagtgcccGGACCCCCATATTGACAATACTTACCTGGCCCCTGACGCTAGTTTCCTTCCGGATCGCTCCTGCCTGCAGAAATAAAGATGACCTGCCCACCTTGCGTCGTGTGCGACATCATACATGACGCAAGGCGGCAGGTCACCGCGTGGAGTGATCCGGGAGGAAACCAGCGTcgggggaccaggtaagtattatCAACATGGCGGGTctaggcactggggggggggggggggggattcacaTTGCAGACGTGCCACCAAGGTCAGATAGGAGCAGGCCCCAagggtgggacccccacctacctatctccagaatggggtccccaaagtgaaggagggcgcacgtgctctccattcatttgtatgggagttccgaaaatagccgattCAGCTACACGACTGCCCGAAATAGCCAAGCCTGCGCTCaactgttttcagaactcccatagcggaGAATAGAGGTTGGCTGTGCGTGTGACACCGCTCTCTGTTCACTTcgggggccctgttctggagataggagcgggtccctaTCCAAGCGATATGCTATCACCGTGTGAGAggacacagcccctttaagatcCATGAGACTCAATCTGATCTCCATATTTAtggaagagccccccccccccccccccctgcaccaaaGAGAAGCCGCGGACAATACCAGGGACCCCACAGACATTGTAGCTGCTCGCGGCTAATTTCCTGAACTAGCAGACTCCTCCCCTTTCTTATACTTCATATTCATTGGCTGGTGGAGGAATCGGGCCCACGCGGTAGGGCGACGGCCGCTCCAGCCTCAGATCGGAGAACCTTTCTGTGTCCTTTCTTTGTAGATATTACGTTGCCTTATTTATCATTAAAGCGTAGAGCACACAAGATGGCGCCGCTGTGCTGTCGTCATGGTTACAGTCTGGCCGCAACCTTGTAACAGCGCCGTGAGAACAAGGACATGTCTGCTGCACACTGACAACCGGCCTCCCCCCGAGGTAAGTGCTGACAAAACGGTGGCCCAAAgaatgaggctgcactactgagactaCGGTCACCCTGCAGGTTATACATGTGTCCTGTACCCACAGGTCACCAGAATGGAggtcctgtcccccccccccccttcctcccccacaTGAATGGAGCGGAGGTCCCGTACAAGCGCCATGACCACCTCAGCGCAGCGCTTGGCTATCTCTGGTGGTCacgtagagatgaatggagctgcaCTGCACATGTGCGACCACTGCTCCATCCCTGTGGGCAAGGGGGGGGGCCCTGTTCTCATGACTGCATGTACTACTGACAGCCTCACATGACTGCCACGGATTCCACGGCAAATACATGTCAGAGGCGTATGGACTCCTGACTGATAGAGGAGGGTCTGCTGTTCAGGACCCTCACCTCTTGGCTGGAGGGGAGAGCGGTTATAAGGAGCGTCTCCCTCGCTGGAGGTCCTGCCCTGTACTGGGGCtcgtgcacatgaacgtattttctttccgtgttccgttccgtttttgtggaccgtatgcggaactattcatttcaatgggtccacacaaaaacaCTGAAGTTGCTCTGTGTGCATTGTTTGTCCGTAtgcctgcattacggacaaggatagtccgggggccagctgttctgatCCACATcatacggaacgcacacagacgtcgtctgtattttttttcaaaccgcaaaatacatacggtcgtgtgcatgaacccttacccAGAGAACCCAAGAATGGACTCTGTGTAATACGTTGTTTCTCCTGTGGGGGAGCTGCAGGGAAACGGACAACTCACGGCCAGATTACAGCTAATGGCAGAAAGAACTTCCCGATCAGCTTATtgttaaaggggtcctccgggCGCTGTCCCTAATTAACCTGTGGAGAGAAGATATTTTACATAGTACTTACCCTCCCGCAGCCACATACTGTGTTATAGTCACTGCAGCTGGACAGGAAAAGAAGCGGCCGGAAGAAGGGCCTGGAGCGTGCACAAGGGAGACGGCGGCGGCGTAGGCGAGAGGGAAGGTAGGTACTATGTAAAACAGCAATCCACAGCTCACTAAATAGCACTGATTAGGAACAATGCCCGGggagcccctttaaaggggttttctcatcatggacaatgggggcagatcactaggctatgcccccgttgtcttgtaggttctgggacccgcacctatatcgagaacggagccccacaagtgaaggagggcgcactgcgcatgcgcagccaccctccattcattttctatggggccggcgaaaatagccaagcgctggcaaggctatttccatcagccccatagaaatgaattggagcgggggctgcgcatgcgcggtatgctcccattcacttctatggggagctggctttgtggtggccggaccggagtcctccagccaccaccttgcggggctccgttctcgatatcgGTGCGGGTCCGAgcctagccatatgcccccattgtccatgatgagacagaCCCTTTAAGTGTCCTTCCCTTACAGGTCCAGCCAGGTGACACCCCCCCACCCACAATTCATGCACAACCCTATTAAGGCAAAGATGTAGGTGTGAAGTGTCCGAGTTTACTGGGTACGCAGCTCCTTAAACCCATATACATAATGCTGGCAATAATTAGCTTTATTTGTGGCCTATACTCCAGtcgcatccagagctgcagcaggTGATATAAAAACATGTATCAGGTTCTGTACACACTACGTACAGGCAGAGGCAGCAATTTTGGGGGTGATATCGATCTTCATAAAAATGCAGCCTATTATTCCACGACCATCCAGTGCCCCCACCGAGACATGGCAGCCATTTAACGGGCAAACCCATAGGCCTCGTTCAGACACCCACAATGCAGCCAATCCCAGCCCAACCGGGGGTCTGAGGGTCAGATCCTTATGATGCTGTGTTTCCAGGATGCCAGATGTTCCCTTAGGGTGTATCGCCTTCTACTGGTGCCCTAAAGCTTCTTGTAGCCAAAAGTATGTGCCCCCCTCCTACCACGAGGTTCTGAAACCTCCATTGTGCAGAGTCCAGTAGTAGACCAGGTCTCATGGTGAAGAGGCCAACCACCTCTCGGTTCATCACGTTCCTGCCCTGCACATGCCAACTGGTCACCAGTAAGAGCAGTTACTGGCAGGTTTAGATGTCCAGAAGAGGACCAACCAGTGCTGAAATCCATAGGGTTCTCGGGTACGACAGAGGCCCATGGGTCGGGGTCTCCTCATACTCAATTCCATGTGGCAGCTGGAAAAGGAAGATGGTTCTATGGAGGTGGGTCACTTGTTGtcaagttaaagggattgtccgagattttaatattgatgacccatcgtcatgataggtcatccgtatgtgattggtgggggtccgagacccccgccgatcagctgtttttagAAAGTCCcagcatagactatcattataaaaatggtTGCGCGAcacgtcgtcgtgtagccctagccttaaagggcttgtccgtcATAGTTGCTAGTGGCCCCAATACAGAAAAGCCCGCTCCCCTGTGCCGCACCGCTGCCCCCTTTCCCAGCCTCTTCTGTTCTCTGCCAGACCAAAAACGGCTCGTGACTGGTGCGACCAAGCAATGATCACAAGCACGTCCCGGACGTgtaccgctgaggccagtgactgggtTCTGCAGTCACAGCACCAGCGGAGACTGAAACCTGGAGGATAAGAACAGAACCGCAGACCGGTGAGTGGGTTTGTTTAAATTGGGCACAGATTCTGACCGTTGGCATCGTCTGCTCCTAGGCCAGGCAACCCCCTGTAACGGAGTTCCAACCCCATCAACACCCAACTGGAGTGACGCACTTCTGGCTGAACGCTCGAAAATCCGGCCGATTGTGTTAAAATATCTACGGGAAACTATTTCcttattaaagggcttgtcccagCGGAGACATTGGTGAGaggtcgctaggatatgccaccaatgtcagataggtgtggctcCCACCCGtgtctatctccagaacaggccccCGTGCTCTACTTTCACTTCTGGGGTTTCGGATATCGGTGAGCTCGCTCGGCTACTGGATGGTTGCTGTCTCCGCTCGCTTCAGGCTTTCCGCTTCggagataggtgggggtcccagagctcAGATTAATGCCACCAATGGCTCAGATGAGACCGTGAATTTGGAACACAATGGGATGCTGTTCAGGGGTGCACATACTTTTGGTCACGCAGTGTAGCTTGCATACCACCTTTAGttgcatcctcaggataggtcatcagagtctgatccgtgggggtctaACTCCAGTAGttgtacccccaccgatcagttaccgatgagctatcctcaggataggctatcactgttctactcctggaaaatccctttaaaatccACAGAGGAACTGTAAGTGATGGAAACGGCCTGACcctccctataatgccccccaaatgcccgggcccctcacacagattgtacttaccccactccctggcAACAGCGCCACTTCTGACGcccgcacggccactgctgccgGATGTTTGATCCGCGCGATGGGGGGTggttagccaatagcaggccgcgatgggaacaagcctccctagaaTCGCGGATGACGCTTCCGTCACAGCCGGCTATTGGCTAATGTCCTGTCCCCACGTATGTTTTATTAAAGgcgcaacggggagatgcagcggcggccgtgcgggcatcagggtaagtacaatctgtgtgaggggcccgggcatttagggggcattatagatcttggataacccctttaaccagttgCGTTCTCATCTTTAGCCACCCTTAAAAAATCGTTCCTCCGATTTAGAGCAGAGCATTATAAATAACAGTCAGATAAGGGGGATGGGGGCGTCTATAAAAACTGGTGGAGTATTCTTTGGTGTCGGACAAGATTGGAGCTCTGGGAGAAGCAGCGCCCGCACTGAGAACACACAAACGGCCGCTCGCCGGTGTGAATGCGCTGGTGCTTGACGAGGCTGGATCTCTGGACGAAGCTCCTGGCGCATTCTTTacagttaaagggtttctctcCGGAGTGGATCCGCTGATGGGTAACGAGCGCGGATCTTTCTGCAAAACATCTCCCGCACACCGGACACGAGAACGGCTTCTCCCCCGTGTGCTTCCTCTTGTGCGACAGGAGACGCGAGCGCTGGTTAAAGGATTTACCGCAGTAGGCGCAGTCGTAGGATTTCTCCTCCGCGTGGAGTCGCTGGTGAGCGGCAAATGCCGTCTCTGAGCTGAAGTGAACGCCGCAGATGGAGCagaagagcagaggaggagcgcTGGGGGGTTTCTGACAGACAGCCGGGTCTGAGGGATCGGGGAATCGGTCTTCGGTCTGTGAGTAGTGACCAATCAGCACCGCGGTGAGCGAGGAGCCGGCCGGACCTACAGCGAGCGAGAATAATGAGTTACTGTATAGAACACTGTAATATATATGTAACATAATACAATATAACGCTATAATCCTACAGATTACCAGTGACGGTGACCGAGAGCACAAACTGCAACCCTCTTATTTATCACCAGCGCCAACACCGCAATTTACCCAGAATACTacagtccataaatattgggacatggacacaattctaacatgtttggctctatacaccaccacaagggatatgaaatgaaacgaacaagatgcgctttaggctgagttcacacgggcgagatttccgtgcgggtgcaatgcaggagttgaacgcattgcacccgcactgaatccggacccattcatttctatggggctgtgcacatgagcggtgattttcacttgtgctttgcgtgaaaatcgcagcatgttctatattgtgcgtttatcacgtaacgcaggccccatagaaatgaacagggctgagtgaaaatcgcaagtaagtgcggatgcggtgcgattttcacgcatggttgctaggtgacagtctattcactgtattattttcccttataacatggttataagggaaaataatagcattctgaatacagaatgcagagtataatagggctggaggggttaaaaaaaataaaaaaaattaactcaccttctcctcttgatcgcgtagttcccggtctcttatttacttctttaatgatgagctgccggctaaaggacctgtggtgatgtcagatcacatgctccatgatggaccatgtgattggagcatgtgatctgacgtcaccacaggtcatcactgacatcaccacaggaatgttttttcagcctaatgttagaattgtgtcgatgtcccaatatttatggacctgactgtaaatcttccatgtactttatcattagcTATAATACCTGCCtccattcagtgcgctgcctgtgctgatgTATGGCAGGAcaagtctaagggctcattcagacggccatatgcggtacgggtgcgaacccattcatttcaacagggccgcaaaagatgtggacagcacaccatgtgctgtccgcatccgtggttcaGTTCCGCGGCTCCACGGagaagatagagcttgtcctgcggacaagaataggtattttctattatggttgcggccatatgcggtccgcaaatagcagaacgcacacggctggtatccatgttttgcgaatctgcaaagcactatggccgtctgaatgggccctaaggcatattggtacaccatagactttttccagggtgtgggtgctgcCTCCATAGGTTCACCACTGCTGATATATACTATAACATTACATAATAATACTATAATCCTACATAATATACGGTATACTATGCTGTGTCATACTACTACATAGTGCATAACAGTATGTACTCTACTATAATAGTACATAACACTATAATACtacatattactatatattataatcCTACATtatgatatataatatattataccacataaaactatataatatatactataatactacatAATATATACTCTGCTATATTACTATAATGTAGAATAATACTACACTATGACACCCCAtaatatacactatactatatcatGTGCACTATATAATAATTCTACATAATAATGTCTCTACTGTATCATCATATACtactatataatgtatataatatataactagctaaaatactaaataatactgtataatatatactATACTTTGCTATACTACTGTATAACGTATACTACACAATAACAATATATAAAGTTCACTATATCACACATACTATACAATAATGTTATCTAATAATACTATATATAAACTGATGATAATAAAACTATTGATATTTTTAAACTGTAATTATTAATAGTGGGGGTCTCTGTGCCTAGGTATTGGTGAGGGTCCGACCAGTATGACTTGAGTGGCCCTGCCGCTGACCGCTCCACTCGGCTGTTTCTGAAGACCCTTCTAGTCAATTGCCGATCATCTCTCCTTATCGCCATCATCATTCCCGCTGCCACTTTATATTCAGGTATCTCCCGGTCAGCACTCGGTAGATAGGACGGGCGAGGAGCTCACCCCACACATCCTCATCACACGGACTATGTTAGAGCTTCGCTGAACTCTTCTAATGGCAACGATGGACCTCTTAAAGGGATCGCCCGTACATACCAAACATACCGTAATTTTTTACCTGAGTTTATGTAATCAGGCCCTGCCTCCTCTTTACACGGCCGGTGAATTAACCCATCATAGACATCGGACTGTAATACAGGAACGTGCGTTATAATGGACGGTATGTCCTCATACAGGGACATGTGCACACTGTATATCGCATGAGGTCACTGTACCGGATACTCCTGTGAGATCATCTCATTATCTTCCTCTATAAAATCCTCGGAGGAGGCAGGATTCCGGCATCGCTCCTGGAGGTCTGTGGAATCATCTTCAcctgcaagaaataaaaaaaatgaaacctgAACCCACGTGTGCAGTGTACGCTTCTGGGACAGGCGGTAGCTGTCTGGCAGTGACATATCAGTTGTCGGAGGGGCTTCCTTATCTGTCACCAAGAGGTTTCTCCAGCTTCCTGGGATGAGGTCCGGTAGTCAATCACAAAAACCAAGAACTGCTGGGGGGTATAGTTCCTTCATCGAGGAAGGAAGTAGCTAACTTCTTCATATAAGTGGCAGCCATAAGGCGAATACGACGAATGATGTGAGATCTAGTTCTATCATCAGGGAGGAAGTGACTAGCTTCTCCTCCAATATATATGGTGGCCTGGGACAGCTGGAAACTCTAGTTCAACCAGTGAGGGGGAAGTAGCTATAACTGATATCCAGCCTGGAACATAACAAGCTGAAAATAAGGAGTGAAAGTAGCTAGCTTCTTCTTCTACATCTAATTAGCAACCTGGGACATAACAGGCTAAAAATAAGCCGGGAAGTCTACTTTTTATCACCGAGGGAGGAAGTGGCTAACTTCTCATTCTACATAAAACGGACATTCTGGGAAGTCTAGTTCTATCACTGAGAGGGGAAGTAGCTAGCTTCTCCTCCAACATATAAATGGTAGTGTGAGCCACAGCAGGTTGAAAAACAAAGGCTGATGGAAAGTCTACCTAAATGAGGTCGGAGGTAGCTAGCTCCTTCTACATATCAATGAAGTCCACCCTGGGATACaagtacaaaaaacaaaataaaaatcaagGAAGGCTGGGATGCCTAGTTTTATATTTGAGGGAGGAAGTAGCTAGCTTCTTTTCTCGACCCACATAAAAATGGCAGCCAGGCTGACAATCAAGAAAAGACTAATTCTATCACTGAGGGAGGAAGTAGCCAACTTTTCCAACATAAATGGA
This is a stretch of genomic DNA from Bufo gargarizans isolate SCDJY-AF-19 chromosome 3, ASM1485885v1, whole genome shotgun sequence. It encodes these proteins:
- the LOC122931131 gene encoding histone-lysine N-methyltransferase PRDM9-like; this encodes MHICKERGRISELLRHSLTMHKDKMEVTEKILNLTLEIIFLLTGEDFVLSKKQDDRSPDDCQLCLSEGPSKDQSPKEERPCQSPAPEEATEEETPEPSENTQSTAQEVPVRCEDIAVFLSLEEWEYLEGHKECYKDVVSKDNQPPVPADCDRVIAADEDTELNEEDAATTPADPPSTGGDIPTNPPESCTSPLIPQKCTEEDDSGMMMMTEDHQASPGGEILPPPLKEEDDPVEISSGDPKSVNPPEIRGSPVRSQDCIEGDIQIIPQKYQAKTGDVVSNWRKKRPDPTKIRSGHPTTWKVQPDSPHLLIPVHHKNGVHPSNLEGSFSSDAPPVVVMVKPKTVLNEALPPRSKTEQPHLFWQNPRVDASSSHRMQYGGGAVNLPPLLESPALHKCLQCGRGFRNNLDLLSHQRTHEKPFHCVLCQQSFMDKSSLVVHEWTFHIPESKVGKSRPKRVTKEEKPFSCLECGKTFMKKSSLVKHQRIHTGAFACPDCGKCLSDKTGLIIHRRTHTGEKPYACSECGRRFTQRCHLITHQSVHTSKESFACSDCGKCFSVLSVMEAHQAFHNRHKAFTCSACGKCFLQKSALMAHSKVHAMEPYSVS
- the LOC122931170 gene encoding histone-lysine N-methyltransferase PRDM9-like, coding for MEMPLMDHVRHSLMIDRNKDVIIDKLLNLTLEIICLLTGEDYVVVRKSGDQCASEKRGRRVSDKCSEAQSLVTGGSLPTPVTEENPARRIQGRAKNHHSDTKELPIKSEDADVSAWDYAAEQKDVVVVSGPEWRSAAGNSAPIPVRILEPSVAGHQDPTDPKASYIPAAHSTESPPRKCRTPLGSQECITQEHQAEPPGDGMLHQECKEEEDAAIPGDDDSGEDDSTDLQERCRNPASSEDFIEEDNEMISQEYPSDVYDGLIHRPCKEEAGPDYINSGPAGSSLTAVLIGHYSQTEDRFPDPSDPAVCQKPPSAPPLLFCSICGVHFSSETAFAAHQRLHAEEKSYDCAYCGKSFNQRSRLLSHKRKHTGEKPFSCPVCGRCFAERSALVTHQRIHSGEKPFNCKECARSFVQRSSLVKHQRIHTGERPFVCSQCGRCFSQSSNLVRHQRILHQFL